In a single window of the Bos taurus isolate L1 Dominette 01449 registration number 42190680 breed Hereford chromosome 23, ARS-UCD2.0, whole genome shotgun sequence genome:
- the C4A gene encoding complement C4 precursor: MRLLWGLIWASCFFALSLQKPRLLLFSPSVVRIGVPLSVAVKLQDAPSGQVVRGSVFLRNPSHVNELCSPKVDFSLSSDRDFILLNVPIPQAQARICFLHLRRVPEVQLMVQSSWLRDSLSKQTDMQGVNLLFSSRRGHLFLQTDQPVYNPGQRVRYRVFALDQKMRPATDILTVTVENSQGFRVQKREVFAPFSIFQDSFLIPDISEPGTWKISARFSDSLDSNSSTQFEVKKYVLPNFEVKIIPENPYILTTPGFLSDIQVIIQARYIYGKPVQGVAYVRFGLLGEDGEKTFLRGLESQTKLVDGQCQISLQKAEFQGVLEKLNISTDDLPGLRLYVAAAVIESPGGEMEEAELTSWRFMSSPFSLDLSKTKQQLIPGVPFLLQALVRDMSGSPASSIPVKVSAKLFSGSTSKNQDFEQNTDGSGQVIVSIGVPRTISEVQLSVSAGSPYPAVGSLTVKAPLSRSSGFLSIEWQNPRPLKVGETLKLNLQAVGISGSFSYFYYMIVSRGQIVSVHREPRSHLTSISVFVDHHLVPSFHLVAFYYHGGVPVANSLRVDVQAGGCEGKLELNVDSSKAYRPGDTVKLNLKTESRALVALGAVDTALYAVGGKSHKPLDMVKVFEAMNSYDLGCGPGGGDTAPQVFKAAGLAFSDGDHRTEIRKSLSCPKESKSRKKRNVNFQKAIHEKLGQYTSPVAKRCCQDGLTRLPMARTCEQRAARVQQPACRKPFLSCCQFAESLRKKARTRGQVGLARAMELLQEEDLIEEDDIPVRSFFPENWLWKVEEVDRFSQLRLLLPDSLTTWEIHGMSLSKTTGLCVATPARLRVFREFHMHLRLPVSVRRFEQLELRPVLYNYLDSDLTVSVHVSPVEGLCLAGGGGLAQQVQVPAGSARPVGFSVVPIAAAAVSLKVVARGSFDFPVGDAISKILQVEREGALHREEMVYELNPLDPLGRTLEIPGNSDPNIIPEGDFKSFVRVTASDPLEALGSEGALSPGGLASLLRLPQGCAEQTMTLLAPTLAASRYLDKTEQWSMLPPETKDRAVDLIQKGYTRIQEFRKRDGSYGAWLHRDSSTWLTAFVLKILSLAQDQVGGSAEKLQETATWLLSQQRDDGPFHDPCPVIHREMQGGLVGSDETVALTAFVVIALHHGLAVLPDKNSEQLRRVENSISRANTFLGAKATSGLLGSHASAITAYALSLTEAPEDLRRVAHNNLMAMAKDIGDKLYWGSVTTSPSNVLSPTPAPRSPADPIPQAPAMSIETTAYGLLHLLLWEGKAELADQAASWLTRQGSFQGGFRSTQDTVVALDALSAYWIASYTAEEKGLNVTLSSLGRSGLKSHVLQLTNHQVHRLEEELQFSLGSKINVEVRGNSKGTLKVLRSYNVMDMTNTTCQDLQIEVTVMGHVEYTMEAEEDYEDYEYEDLLAGDDPEAHSRPVTPLQLFDGRRNRRRREAPKAAEERESRVQYTVCIWRTGKVGLSGMAIADITLLSGFHALRADLEKLTSLSDRYMSHFETEGPHVLLYFDSVPTSRECVGFGAVQEVPVGLVQPASAILYDYYNPEHKCSVFYGAPRKSKLLSTLCSADVCQCAEGKCPRQRRALERGQQDLEGYRMKFACYSPRVDYGFQVKVLREDSRAAFRLFETRITQVLHFTKDARATADQTRNFLVRASCRLQLEPGKEYLIMGLDGATYDLKGDPQYLLDSNSWIEEMPSERMCQSTRHRTPCAQLNSFLQEYGTQGCQV, translated from the exons ATGAGGCTCCTCTGGGGGCTGATCTGGGCATCTTGCTTCTTCGCCTTGTCTCTGCAGAAGCCCAG GTTGCTCCTGTTTTCTCCTTCTGTGGTTCGCATAGGGGTCCCCCTGTCTGTGGCCGTGAAACTCCAGGATGCTCCTTCAGGACAGGTGGTGAGAGGATCCGTGTTCCTGAGGAACCCATCCCATGTTAATGAGCTCTGCTCCCCGAAGGTGGATTTCAGCCTCAGCTCAGACAGAGACTTCATACTCCTCAACGTCCCG aTCCCCCAGGCACAGGCCAGGATCTGTTTCCTCCATCTCCGCAGAGTCCCCGAGGTGCAGCTGATGGTGCAGTCCTCATGGCTAAGGGACTCTCTGTCCAAACAGACAGACATGCAGGGTGTCAACCTGTTGTTCTCCTCTCGCCGGGGGCACCTCTTTCTGCAGACGGACCAGCCCGTTTATAACCCTGGCCAGCGGG TTCGCTACCGAGTCTTTGCTCTGGATCAGAAGATGCGCCCGGCCACTGACATCCTCACGGTCACGGTGGAG AACTCTCAAGGCTTCCGCGTGCAGAAAAGGGAAGTGTTTGCTCCCTTCTCCATCTTCCAGGACAGCTTTTTGATTCCAGACATCTCAGA GCCAGGAACATGGAAAATTTCAGCCCGATTCTCAGACAGCCTGGATTCCAATAGCAGCACCCAGTTTGAGGTGAAGAAATACG TTCTCCCCAACTTTGAGGTGAAGATCATTCCTGAAAACCCCTACATCCTGACAACACCTGGCTTTCTTAGTGACATCCAAGTGATCATCCAGGCCAG GTACATCTACGGGAAGCCAGTGCAGGGGGTGGCATACGTGCGCTTTGGGCTCCTGGGTGAGGACGGTGAAAAGACTTTCCTGCGGGGCCTGGAGAGTCAGACCAAG CTGGTGGATGGCCAGTGCCAAATTTCCCTGCAAAAGGCTGAGTTTCAGGGTGTGCTGGAGAAGCTTAATATTAGCACTGATGACCTCCCAGGGCTGCGCCTGTATGTTGCAGCAGCTGTTATTGAGTCTCCAG GAGGAGAGATGGAGGAGGCAGAGCTCACGTCCTGGCGTTTCATGTCATCTCCCTTCTCCCTGGATCTAAGCAAAACCAAGCAGCAGCTTATACCTGGGGTCCCCTTCCTGCTGCAG GCCCTGGTCCGTGACATGTCAGGCTCCCCAGCCTCTAGCATTCCCGTCAAAGTGTCTGCCAAGTTGTTTTCTGGATCGACTTCTAAAAACCAGGACTTTGAACAGAACACAGATGGGAGCGGCCAAGTCATTGTCTCCATTGGTGTTCCTCGGACCATCTCAGAAGTGCAGCTCTCG GTGTCTGCAGGCTCCCCCTACCCTGCAGTAGGCAGTCTCACTGTGAAAGCGCCCCTGTCCAGAAGCTCTGGGTTTCTGTCCATTGAGTGGCAGAATCCGCGACCTCTTAAAGTCGGAGAGACCCTTAAGCTAAACCTGCAAGCCGTGGGCATCAGTGGGAGCTTCTCGTACTTCTACTACATG ATCGTGTCCCGGGGCCAGATCGTGTCTGTACATcgagagcccaggagccacctGACCTCCATCTCCGTGTTTGTGGACCATCACCTGGTGCCCTCCTTCCACCTCGTGGCCTTCTACTATCACGGGGGCGTCCCGGTGGCCAACTCCCTGCGAGTGGACGTCCAGGCTGGAGGCTGTGAGGGGAAG CTGGAGCTGAACGTGGACAGTTCCAAGGCGTATCGTCCTGGGGACACTGTGAAACTCAACCTGAAAACAGAGTCTCGAGCCCTGGTGGCCCTGGGAGCTGTGGACACGGCTCTGTATGCTGTGGGTGGCAAGTCCCACAAACCCCTCGACATGGTCAAG GTCTTCGAAGCTATGAACAGCTATGATCTTGGCTGTGGTCCCGGTGGTGGAGACACTGCCCCTCAAGTGTTCAAAGCAGCTGGTCTGGCCTTTTCTGATGGAGACCATCGGACTGAAATCAGAAAGA GTCTGAGCTGTCCCAAGGAGTCAAAGTctaggaaaaagagaaatgtgaACTTCCAAAAGGCGATTCATGAGAAGC TGGGCCAGTACACTTCCCCCGTCGCCAAGCGCTGCTGCCAGGACGGGCTGACGCGGCTCCCCATGGCCCGCACCTGTGAGCAGCGGGCGGCCCGGGTGCAGCAGCCGGCCTGCCGCAAGCCCTTCCTGTCCTGCTGCCAGTTTGCCGAGAGCCTGCGCAAGAAGGCCCGGACCAGGGGCCAGGTGGGCCTGGCCCGAG CCATGGAGCTCCTGCAGGAGGAGGACCTGATCGAAGAGGATGACATCCCCGTGCGCAGCTTCTTCCCCGAGAACTGGCTTTGGAAAGTGGAAGAAGTGGACCGCTTCTCCCA ATTGCGACTGCTGCTCCCGGACTCTCTGACCACGTGGGAGATCCACGGCATGAGCCTGTCCAAAACCACAG GCTTGTGTGTGGCCACCCCGGCCCGACTCCGAGTGTTCCGTGAATTCCACATGCACCTCCGCCTGCCGGTCTCTGTCCGCCGCTTTGAGCAGCTCGAGCTGCGGCCTGTCCTCTACAACTACCTGGATAGCGATCTGACT GTGAGCGTCCACGTGTCCCCAGTGGAGGGGCTGTGCCTGGCCGGGGGTGGAGGGCTCGCCCAGCAGGTGCAGGTGCCCGCGGGCTCTGCCCGGCCCGTTGGCTTCTCTGTGGTGCCCATCGCAGCTGCTGCCGTGTCCCTGAAGGTGGTGGCTCGAGGATCCTTTGATTTCCCTGTGGGGGACGCAATATCTAAGATTCTACAAGTCGAG AGAGAAGGGGCCCTTCACAGGGAGGAGATGGTCTATGAACTCAACCCCCTGG ATCCCCTAGGCCGGACCTTGGAAATTCCTGGCAACTCTGATCCCAATATTATCCCTGAAGGAGATTTCAAGAGTTTCGTCAGAGTCACAG CCTCGGATCCACTGGAAGCACTGGGCTCTGAGGGGGCCTTGTCaccaggaggcctggcatcccTCCTGAGGCTTCCCCAAGGCTGCGCGGAACAAACCATGACCCTGTTGGCTCCAACACTGGCTGCTTCCCGCTACCTGGACAAGACAGAGCAGTGGAGCATGCTGCCCCCTGAGACCAAGGACCGCGCCGTGGATCTCATCCAGAAAG GCTACACACGGATCCAGGAGTTTCGAAAAAGAGATGGTTCCTACGGGGCTTGGTTACATCGGGACAGTAGCACCTG GCTCACAGCCTTTGTGCTGAAGATACTGAGTTTGGCCCAGGATCAGGTGGGCGGCTCTGCTGAAAAGCTGCAGGAGACAGCCACGTGGCTGCTGTCGCAGCAACGGGATGATGGCCCATTCCACGACCCCTGTCCTGTTATCCACAGGGAAATGCAG GGAGGCTTAGTGGGAAGCGATGAGACTGTGGCGCTCACCGCCTTCGTGGTCATCGCCCTTCACCACGGGCTGGCGGTCctcccagacaagaattctgaGCAGTTGAGGAGAGTG GAAAATTCCATCTCAAGAGCAAACACCTTCTTGGGGGCGAAAGCAACCTCTGGGCTCCTGGGCTCCCACGCCTCCGCCATCACGGCCTACGCCCTGTCGCTGACCGAGGCCCCCGAGGACCTGCGGAGAGTTGCCCACAACAACCTCATGGCCATGGCCAAGGACATCGGTG ATAAGCTGTACTGGGGCTCAGTCACCACTTCTCCAAGCAACGTCCTGTCACCCACTCCGGCTCCACGTAGCCCAGCAGACCCCATTCCCCAGGCTCCAGCCATGTCGATTGAAACCACGGCCTACGGCCTGCTACACCTGCTGCTATGGGAGGGCAAGGCTGAGTTGGCCGACCAGGCTGCATCCTGGCTGACCCGCCAGGGCAGCTTCCAAGGGGGATTCCGCAGCACCCAG GACACTGTTGTGGCTCTGGACGCCCTGTCTGCGTACTGGATTGCATCCTACACCGCCGAGGAGAAGGGGCTCAACGTGACCCTGAGCTCCTTGGGCCGCAGTGGGCTCAAGTCCCACGTGTTGCAGCTGACCAACCACCAAGTCCacaggctggaggaggagctgcag TTTTCCCTGGGAAGCAAGATTAACGTGGAGGTGAGAGGAAACAGCAAAGGAACCTTGAAG GTCCTTCGCAGCTACAACGTCATGGACATGACGAACACGACCTGCCAGGATCTTCAGATTGAAGTGACGGTCATGGGCCACGTCGAGTACACGA TGGAGGCGGAGGAGGACTACGAGGACTACGAGTATGAGGACTTGCTGGCCGGGGATGACCCCGAGGCCCACTCCCGGCCCGTGACACCCCTGCAGCTATTTGACGGTCGGAGGAACCGCCGGAGGAGGGAGGCCCCCAAGGCAGCTGAGGAGCGAGAATCCAGGGTGCAGTACACTGTGTGCATCTG GCGGACTGGCAAGGTGGGGCTGTCAGGCATGGCCATTGCGGACATCACCCTCCTGAGTGGATTCCACGCCCTGCGGGCTGACCTGGAGAAG CTGACCTCCCTCTCCGACCGTTACATGAGCCACTTTGAGACCGAGGGTCCCCACGTCCTGCTGTACTTCGACTCG GTCCCCACCTCCCGGGAGTGCGTGGGCTTTGGAGCTGTGCAGGAGGTGCCCGTGGGGCTGGTACAGCCGGCCAGTGCCATCCTGTATGACTACTACAACCCTG AGCACAAGTGTTCTGTGTTTTATGGGGCACCACGTAAGAGCAAACTCTTGTCCACGTTGTGCTCTGCGGATGTCTGCCAGTGTGCTGAGG GGAAGTGCCCTCGACAGCGCCGGGCCCTGGAGCGTGGGCAGCAGGACTTGGAGGGTTACCGGATGAAATTCGCCTGCTACTCTCCCCGAGTGGACTACG GCTTCCAGGTTAAGGTTCTCCGAGAAGACAGCAGGGCTGCTTTCCGCCTCTTTGAGACCCGTATCACCCAAGTCCTGCATTTCA CCAAGGATGCCAGGGCCACCGCTGATCAGACCAGAAACTTCCTGGTCCGAGCCTCTTGCCGCCTTCAGTTGGAACCTGGGAAAGAATATCTGATCATGGGTCTGGATGGGGCCACTTACGACCTCAAGGGAGA CCCCCAGTACTTGCTGGACTCGAACAGCTGGATTGAGGAGATGCCCTCTGAGCGCATGTGCCAGAGCACTCGCCATCGGACACCCTGTGCCCAGCTCAACAGCTTCCTCCAGGAGTATGGCACACAGGGCTGCCAGGTGTGA
- the C4A gene encoding complement C4 isoform X1: protein MASAKFPCKRLSFRVCWRSLILALMTSQGCACMLQQLLLSLQALVRDMSGSPASSIPVKVSAKLFSGSTSKNQDFEQNTDGSGQVIVSIGVPRTISEVQLSVSAGSPYPAVGSLTVKAPLSRSSGFLSIEWQNPRPLKVGETLKLNLQAVGISGSFSYFYYMIVSRGQIVSVHREPRSHLTSISVFVDHHLVPSFHLVAFYYHGGVPVANSLRVDVQAGGCEGKLELNVDSSKAYRPGDTVKLNLKTESRALVALGAVDTALYAVGGKSHKPLDMVKVFEAMNSYDLGCGPGGGDTAPQVFKAAGLAFSDGDHRTEIRKSLSCPKESKSRKKRNVNFQKAIHEKLGQYTSPVAKRCCQDGLTRLPMARTCEQRAARVQQPACRKPFLSCCQFAESLRKKARTRGQVGLARAMELLQEEDLIEEDDIPVRSFFPENWLWKVEEVDRFSQLRLLLPDSLTTWEIHGMSLSKTTGLCVATPARLRVFREFHMHLRLPVSVRRFEQLELRPVLYNYLDSDLTVSVHVSPVEGLCLAGGGGLAQQVQVPAGSARPVGFSVVPIAAAAVSLKVVARGSFDFPVGDAISKILQVEREGALHREEMVYELNPLDPLGRTLEIPGNSDPNIIPEGDFKSFVRVTASDPLEALGSEGALSPGGLASLLRLPQGCAEQTMTLLAPTLAASRYLDKTEQWSMLPPETKDRAVDLIQKGYTRIQEFRKRDGSYGAWLHRDSSTWLTAFVLKILSLAQDQVGGSAEKLQETATWLLSQQRDDGPFHDPCPVIHREMQGGLVGSDETVALTAFVVIALHHGLAVLPDKNSEQLRRVENSISRANTFLGAKATSGLLGSHASAITAYALSLTEAPEDLRRVAHNNLMAMAKDIGDKLYWGSVTTSPSNVLSPTPAPRSPADPIPQAPAMSIETTAYGLLHLLLWEGKAELADQAASWLTRQGSFQGGFRSTQDTVVALDALSAYWIASYTAEEKGLNVTLSSLGRSGLKSHVLQLTNHQVHRLEEELQFSLGSKINVEVRGNSKGTLKVLRSYNVMDMTNTTCQDLQIEVTVMGHVEYTMEAEEDYEDYEYEDLLAGDDPEAHSRPVTPLQLFDGRRNRRRREAPKAAEERESRVQYTVCIWRTGKVGLSGMAIADITLLSGFHALRADLEKLTSLSDRYMSHFETEGPHVLLYFDSVPTSRECVGFGAVQEVPVGLVQPASAILYDYYNPEHKCSVFYGAPRKSKLLSTLCSADVCQCAEGKCPRQRRALERGQQDLEGYRMKFACYSPRVDYGFQVKVLREDSRAAFRLFETRITQVLHFTKDARATADQTRNFLVRASCRLQLEPGKEYLIMGLDGATYDLKGDPQYLLDSNSWIEEMPSERMCQSTRHRTPCAQLNSFLQEYGTQGCQV, encoded by the exons ATGGCCAGTGCCAAATTTCCCTGCAAAAGGCTGAGTTTCAGGGTGTGCTGGAGAAGCTTAATATTAGCACTGATGACCTCCCAGGGCTGCGCCTGTATGTTGCAGCAGCTGTTATTGAGTCTCCAG GCCCTGGTCCGTGACATGTCAGGCTCCCCAGCCTCTAGCATTCCCGTCAAAGTGTCTGCCAAGTTGTTTTCTGGATCGACTTCTAAAAACCAGGACTTTGAACAGAACACAGATGGGAGCGGCCAAGTCATTGTCTCCATTGGTGTTCCTCGGACCATCTCAGAAGTGCAGCTCTCG GTGTCTGCAGGCTCCCCCTACCCTGCAGTAGGCAGTCTCACTGTGAAAGCGCCCCTGTCCAGAAGCTCTGGGTTTCTGTCCATTGAGTGGCAGAATCCGCGACCTCTTAAAGTCGGAGAGACCCTTAAGCTAAACCTGCAAGCCGTGGGCATCAGTGGGAGCTTCTCGTACTTCTACTACATG ATCGTGTCCCGGGGCCAGATCGTGTCTGTACATcgagagcccaggagccacctGACCTCCATCTCCGTGTTTGTGGACCATCACCTGGTGCCCTCCTTCCACCTCGTGGCCTTCTACTATCACGGGGGCGTCCCGGTGGCCAACTCCCTGCGAGTGGACGTCCAGGCTGGAGGCTGTGAGGGGAAG CTGGAGCTGAACGTGGACAGTTCCAAGGCGTATCGTCCTGGGGACACTGTGAAACTCAACCTGAAAACAGAGTCTCGAGCCCTGGTGGCCCTGGGAGCTGTGGACACGGCTCTGTATGCTGTGGGTGGCAAGTCCCACAAACCCCTCGACATGGTCAAG GTCTTCGAAGCTATGAACAGCTATGATCTTGGCTGTGGTCCCGGTGGTGGAGACACTGCCCCTCAAGTGTTCAAAGCAGCTGGTCTGGCCTTTTCTGATGGAGACCATCGGACTGAAATCAGAAAGA GTCTGAGCTGTCCCAAGGAGTCAAAGTctaggaaaaagagaaatgtgaACTTCCAAAAGGCGATTCATGAGAAGC TGGGCCAGTACACTTCCCCCGTCGCCAAGCGCTGCTGCCAGGACGGGCTGACGCGGCTCCCCATGGCCCGCACCTGTGAGCAGCGGGCGGCCCGGGTGCAGCAGCCGGCCTGCCGCAAGCCCTTCCTGTCCTGCTGCCAGTTTGCCGAGAGCCTGCGCAAGAAGGCCCGGACCAGGGGCCAGGTGGGCCTGGCCCGAG CCATGGAGCTCCTGCAGGAGGAGGACCTGATCGAAGAGGATGACATCCCCGTGCGCAGCTTCTTCCCCGAGAACTGGCTTTGGAAAGTGGAAGAAGTGGACCGCTTCTCCCA ATTGCGACTGCTGCTCCCGGACTCTCTGACCACGTGGGAGATCCACGGCATGAGCCTGTCCAAAACCACAG GCTTGTGTGTGGCCACCCCGGCCCGACTCCGAGTGTTCCGTGAATTCCACATGCACCTCCGCCTGCCGGTCTCTGTCCGCCGCTTTGAGCAGCTCGAGCTGCGGCCTGTCCTCTACAACTACCTGGATAGCGATCTGACT GTGAGCGTCCACGTGTCCCCAGTGGAGGGGCTGTGCCTGGCCGGGGGTGGAGGGCTCGCCCAGCAGGTGCAGGTGCCCGCGGGCTCTGCCCGGCCCGTTGGCTTCTCTGTGGTGCCCATCGCAGCTGCTGCCGTGTCCCTGAAGGTGGTGGCTCGAGGATCCTTTGATTTCCCTGTGGGGGACGCAATATCTAAGATTCTACAAGTCGAG AGAGAAGGGGCCCTTCACAGGGAGGAGATGGTCTATGAACTCAACCCCCTGG ATCCCCTAGGCCGGACCTTGGAAATTCCTGGCAACTCTGATCCCAATATTATCCCTGAAGGAGATTTCAAGAGTTTCGTCAGAGTCACAG CCTCGGATCCACTGGAAGCACTGGGCTCTGAGGGGGCCTTGTCaccaggaggcctggcatcccTCCTGAGGCTTCCCCAAGGCTGCGCGGAACAAACCATGACCCTGTTGGCTCCAACACTGGCTGCTTCCCGCTACCTGGACAAGACAGAGCAGTGGAGCATGCTGCCCCCTGAGACCAAGGACCGCGCCGTGGATCTCATCCAGAAAG GCTACACACGGATCCAGGAGTTTCGAAAAAGAGATGGTTCCTACGGGGCTTGGTTACATCGGGACAGTAGCACCTG GCTCACAGCCTTTGTGCTGAAGATACTGAGTTTGGCCCAGGATCAGGTGGGCGGCTCTGCTGAAAAGCTGCAGGAGACAGCCACGTGGCTGCTGTCGCAGCAACGGGATGATGGCCCATTCCACGACCCCTGTCCTGTTATCCACAGGGAAATGCAG GGAGGCTTAGTGGGAAGCGATGAGACTGTGGCGCTCACCGCCTTCGTGGTCATCGCCCTTCACCACGGGCTGGCGGTCctcccagacaagaattctgaGCAGTTGAGGAGAGTG GAAAATTCCATCTCAAGAGCAAACACCTTCTTGGGGGCGAAAGCAACCTCTGGGCTCCTGGGCTCCCACGCCTCCGCCATCACGGCCTACGCCCTGTCGCTGACCGAGGCCCCCGAGGACCTGCGGAGAGTTGCCCACAACAACCTCATGGCCATGGCCAAGGACATCGGTG ATAAGCTGTACTGGGGCTCAGTCACCACTTCTCCAAGCAACGTCCTGTCACCCACTCCGGCTCCACGTAGCCCAGCAGACCCCATTCCCCAGGCTCCAGCCATGTCGATTGAAACCACGGCCTACGGCCTGCTACACCTGCTGCTATGGGAGGGCAAGGCTGAGTTGGCCGACCAGGCTGCATCCTGGCTGACCCGCCAGGGCAGCTTCCAAGGGGGATTCCGCAGCACCCAG GACACTGTTGTGGCTCTGGACGCCCTGTCTGCGTACTGGATTGCATCCTACACCGCCGAGGAGAAGGGGCTCAACGTGACCCTGAGCTCCTTGGGCCGCAGTGGGCTCAAGTCCCACGTGTTGCAGCTGACCAACCACCAAGTCCacaggctggaggaggagctgcag TTTTCCCTGGGAAGCAAGATTAACGTGGAGGTGAGAGGAAACAGCAAAGGAACCTTGAAG GTCCTTCGCAGCTACAACGTCATGGACATGACGAACACGACCTGCCAGGATCTTCAGATTGAAGTGACGGTCATGGGCCACGTCGAGTACACGA TGGAGGCGGAGGAGGACTACGAGGACTACGAGTATGAGGACTTGCTGGCCGGGGATGACCCCGAGGCCCACTCCCGGCCCGTGACACCCCTGCAGCTATTTGACGGTCGGAGGAACCGCCGGAGGAGGGAGGCCCCCAAGGCAGCTGAGGAGCGAGAATCCAGGGTGCAGTACACTGTGTGCATCTG GCGGACTGGCAAGGTGGGGCTGTCAGGCATGGCCATTGCGGACATCACCCTCCTGAGTGGATTCCACGCCCTGCGGGCTGACCTGGAGAAG CTGACCTCCCTCTCCGACCGTTACATGAGCCACTTTGAGACCGAGGGTCCCCACGTCCTGCTGTACTTCGACTCG GTCCCCACCTCCCGGGAGTGCGTGGGCTTTGGAGCTGTGCAGGAGGTGCCCGTGGGGCTGGTACAGCCGGCCAGTGCCATCCTGTATGACTACTACAACCCTG AGCACAAGTGTTCTGTGTTTTATGGGGCACCACGTAAGAGCAAACTCTTGTCCACGTTGTGCTCTGCGGATGTCTGCCAGTGTGCTGAGG GGAAGTGCCCTCGACAGCGCCGGGCCCTGGAGCGTGGGCAGCAGGACTTGGAGGGTTACCGGATGAAATTCGCCTGCTACTCTCCCCGAGTGGACTACG GCTTCCAGGTTAAGGTTCTCCGAGAAGACAGCAGGGCTGCTTTCCGCCTCTTTGAGACCCGTATCACCCAAGTCCTGCATTTCA CCAAGGATGCCAGGGCCACCGCTGATCAGACCAGAAACTTCCTGGTCCGAGCCTCTTGCCGCCTTCAGTTGGAACCTGGGAAAGAATATCTGATCATGGGTCTGGATGGGGCCACTTACGACCTCAAGGGAGA CCCCCAGTACTTGCTGGACTCGAACAGCTGGATTGAGGAGATGCCCTCTGAGCGCATGTGCCAGAGCACTCGCCATCGGACACCCTGTGCCCAGCTCAACAGCTTCCTCCAGGAGTATGGCACACAGGGCTGCCAGGTGTGA